One Coccinella septempunctata chromosome 1, icCocSept1.1, whole genome shotgun sequence DNA window includes the following coding sequences:
- the LOC123322706 gene encoding uncharacterized protein LOC123322706 isoform X1, with translation MAEKRPISRLALKNISTNIPLKKVKEDAIKNDVPPVSATKPPAIAQKTTLAHKINERLTRDDEAILLEEQLYKEGYQRDYIRFLLHDEKRFVLDRNFLQTTVFTTTSRYSVVNLLLKMQQYFRTPDNEYYMAVKLMDLSSKICTEPEPREGILLAITSFWIVHKFLDSNIFISLKSILKFLRLIPGMHHRYRMEDVLKMERRVLTFTKFTVQLPDPSIFIEHFLRKLKLIPNKHVYHGTYFVCDCLSTFPKFSYLETSLVAAIALYTTLVVLEENTSRFVQMTQNVFHEELLKKYCEDAISKIYYISKMVQCQEPFVKYSATEKLGISMRFEKYIRKMDSQNIGFNRK, from the exons ATGGCTGAAAAAAGACCCATTAGCAGGCTGGCCCTGAAGAATATATCCACAAACATACCTTTGAAGAAAGTTAAAGAAGATGCGATCAAAAACGATGTACCTCCGGTCTCTGCAACAAAACCACCGGCAATAGCACAAAAAACCACTCTGGCCCATAAGATTAATGAAAGATTAACAAGGG ATGATGAAGCAATTCTTTTAGAAGAACAGCTGTATAAGGAAGGTTACCAGAGG GATTATATAAGGTTTCTGCTACATGATGAAAAAAGATTTGTTTTGGACAGGAACTTTCTACAGACTACTGTTTTTACAACGACATCAAGATATAGTGTTGTTAACCTTCTGCTAAAGATGCAG CAATATTTCCGAACCCCAGACAACGAATATTACATGGCTGTGAAACTTATGGATTTATCCTCAAAAATCTGTACAGAACCTGAACCCAGGGAAGGCATTTTACTGGCTATTACGTCCTTCTGGATAGTTCACAAATTTTTGGATAGTAATATTTTTATATCTCTCAAATCAATATTGAAG tttttgagGTTGATACCTGGGATGCATCATAGGTATAGAATGGAAGATGTTCTCAAGATGGAAAGAAGAGTCCTAACCTTTACGAAATTCACAGTTCAACTTCCTGATCCATCAATTTTCATCGAACATTTTTTAAGGAAACTGAAATTAATCCCAAACAAA CATGTGTATCATGGTACCTACTTCGTCTGCGATTGTTTGTCTACGTTTCCGAAATTTTCATATCTAGAGACTTCTCTTGTTGCAGCCATTGCTTTATATACAACCCTCGTAGTTTTGGAGGAAAACACATCCCGATTCGTGCAAATGACacaaaatgtttttcatgaagaattactcaagaaatattgtgaagatgccatttcgaaaatatattaCATCAGTAAAATGGTGCAATGCCAGGAGCCATTCGTTAAATACTCAGCTACGGAGAAGCTTGGAATTTCAATGCGTTTCGAAAAATATATCAGGAAGATGGATTCACAGAATATTGGTTTCAATCGGAAATAG
- the LOC123322761 gene encoding protein suppressor of hairy wing-like isoform X2 — MFSTAIMDFGIKTEEVKDDEVLLFSQLDQFRPNVSNSFSTLQESSDDSASLVFPETFNTSDFGGLLNDNGFTNTFCKPEAAKMFCKPESIKMESNPHFVKYKVLDGKHVKIWSCGICGKEFGHQYTLMRHLPTHTDERKFQCNTCGKAFRQMSTLSQHRAIHSAERPFICGVCQKTFNRVSTLISHRKTHTGLKPHRCHLCNKAFHQKGNLRNHIFTHTNERPYKCDICEKGFNQMSNLMCHKLKAHQRADKPKYVCRICGLDFPKRIGLRNHEQHQHGLNQNFFNAPSPSQPEKMKYSNAIIVDPIKTDAMRLAMQSNQTPFALLRPLTGIPVLVRVLPAGDKQMLIPATADDLKKHGQISIIPKVNPDAESLNADIGDKENGKPGTSSFGSTVQIKIPVVATVIQQSGRDGLSMSIVSPGPNGEVVNKQECTSTENNSFVFTSTLTASQIPQETVDITNNKNCQNIYDSAQLVENAEIEFLDQTGNMMTEEQFRNDYQLIPNALYQNNGIELSPHCIQTRSDDNFSSETCIAMRALEDIHSNVDDDSPHFLMPWNF, encoded by the exons ATGTTCTCCACAGCGATTATGGATTT TGGTATCAAAACCGAAGAGGTCAAAGATGACGAAGTTCTACTCTTCTCGCAGCTGGACCAGTTTCGACCGAACGTTTCTAATTCATTTTCAACCCTCCAAGAGAGTTCCGACGACAGCGCTTCATTGGTGTTTCCTGAAACGTTCAATACCTCTGATTTTGGGGGACTTTTGAACGATAATGGTTTCACCAATACTTTTTGTAAGCCCGAAGCGGCAAAAATGTTCTGCAAACCGGAGAGCATAAAAATGGAAAGTAATCCTCATTTCGTGAAATATAAAGTTTTGGATGGGAAGCACGTGAAAATTTGGTCCTGTGGCATAT GTGGAAAGGAATTTGGTCATCAGTATACCTTAATGAGGCATTTACCTACTCATACAGACGAGAGGAAATTTCAATGCAACACATGCGGAAAAG CTTTCCGTCAAATGTCCACTCTATCCCAACACCGTGCCATCCACTCCGCCGAACGGCCATTCATCTGTGGCGTCTGCCAAAAGACCTTTAATCGCGTATCCACCCTGATTTCCCACAGAAAAACCCACACCGGACTGAAACCGCACAGGTGTCATTTATGCAACAAGGCTTTCCACCAGAAGG GTAACTTGAGAAACCACATCTTCACCCATACGAACgagaggccttacaaatgtgaCATTTGCGAGAAGGGGTTCAATCAGATGTCGAACTTGATGTGTCACAAGCTGAAG GCACACCAACGCGCCGACAAGCCGAAATACGTCTGCAGAATATGCGGCCTGGACTTCCCGAAGCGCATCGGACTGCGCAATCACGAGCAGCATCAGCACGGCCTCAATCAGAATTTCTTCAACGCGCCCAGCCCGTCCCAGCCGGAAAAGATGAA GTATTCGAACGCCATCATCGTGGATCCCATCAAGACGGACGCCATGAGATTGGCCATGCAGTCGAACCAGACGCCGTTCGCGCTGCTGAGACCGCTGACCGGGATACCGGTACTCGTGAGGGTCCTTCCCGCGGGCGACAAGCAGATGCTGATACCGGCCACGGCCGACGACCTGAAGAAGCACGGTCAGATCTCCATCATACCGAAGGTGAATCCGGACGCCGAGTCTCTGAACGCTGACATTGGCGACAAGGAGAATG GCAAGCCAGGAACGAGCAGTTTTGGAAGCACCGTGCAAATAAAAATTCCCGTTGTCGCTACCGTCATTCAGCAGAGTGGCAGGGATGGTCTTTCGATGTCCATCGTGAGTCCAGGACCAAATGGGGAGGTTGTGAACAAGCAAGAATGTACCAGTACGGAAAATAACAGTTTTGTTTTCACTTCAACATTGACCGCTTCGCAAA ttcctCAAGAAACCGTCGATATCACAAACAACAAGAACTGTCAGAACATTTACGATTCCGCTCAGTTGGTTGAGAACGCCGAGATAGAATTTTTGGATCAGACCGGCAACATGATGACAGAGGAACAGTTTAGGAACGACTATCAGC TGATACCGAATGCTTTGTATCAGAACAATGGGATCGAACTGTCTCCTCACTGTATACAGACTAGAAGCGATGACAATTTCAGCTCTGAG ACCTGTATTGCGATGAGGGCTCTGGAAGATATTCATTCCAACGTCGATGACGATTCTCCCCACTTTCTGATGCCGTGGAACTTCTGA
- the LOC123322544 gene encoding beta-1,3-glucan-binding protein 1-like, which produces MTKMLRFVWILMQCSYVLSDFVFPDVKLEAFDPEGFRVTVAEMKDINSIGFHANKNQKIDDISPGEISTDIIRPADNGWSYYNPNLKLNVGDKIYYWMFVQHKNLGYKKPGQSWTVTELIPSRELNKTNCRRSLTEALTPTIICEKQLIFDGLFLDKKINERSWKLAHYIPSFPDYEFCSYQKRDDNIFIKDRNLVIKPIAATRMEEVSGTLDLREGCTSHSENDCIAYEDSGFILPPVRSAKMKTNQNFKYGTVEIKAKLPAGDWLYPEIYLESSKNKSKKIWIAYARGNQHLYGNGGDDIGGTLLFGGPSLTFAEPERSKYLSTSRGKKPFVEDFHVYSVVWKPDKISVYVDDLLYGETKADVASIFDEPMHVVLGVGVGGLTDFPDYYVSTNNKRKPWKDSDRLIYKNFFKARDDWLPTWTSEGSCLKVEYVKIFAL; this is translated from the exons aaatgaaagatATCAACTCCATTggtttccatgcaaataaaaaCCAGAAAATCGATGATATTTCACCAGGTGAGATAAGCACAGATATAATCAGACCTGCCGATAATGGTTGGTCGTATTACAACCCAAATCTGAAGTTGAATGTGGGTGACAAAATTTATTATTGGATGTTTGTGCAACACAAGAATTTGGGGTACAAGAAACCTGGTCAATCTTGGACAGTAACTG AACTCATCCCTTCCAGAGAACTCAATAAAACGAACTGCAGAAGGAGTTTGACGGAAGCTTTAACACCAACAATAATATGTGAAAAGCAACTGATTTTTGACGGTTTATTCTTAGACAAGAAAATTAACGAGAGAAGTTGGAAATTGGCCCATTACATCCCTTCGTTTCCA GACTACGAATTTTGTTCTTACCAGAAAAGGGACGacaatattttcattaaggatCGTAATCTAGTCATCAAACCGATTGCAGCTACAAGAATGGAGGAAGTAAGTGGTACCTTGGATCTGCGAGAAGG TTGTACTAGCCATTCCGAGAATGATTGTATTGCTTATGAAGATAGTGGTTTCATTCTTCCACCAGTAAGGTCGGCAAAGATGAAAACCaatcagaatttcaaatatggaaccGTTGAAATTAAGGCTAAATTGCCGGCCGGTGATTGGCTATATCCTG aaatttatttAGAATCGAGTAAGAATAAGAGTAAAAAAATTTGGATAGCATATGCACGGGGAAACCAGCATCTTTATGGTAATGGTGGCGATGATATAGGGGGCACACTCCTTTTTGGGGGGCCAAGTTTGACGTTCGCCGAACCTGAACGAAGCAAATATTTGAGCACCAGTCGAGGTAAAAAACCATTCGTCGAAGATTTTCATGTCTACTCAGTTGTTTGGAAGCCAG ATAAAATATCAGTTTATGTAGATGATTTACTGTATGGAGAAACCAAAGCAGATGTTGCATCTATCTTCGATGAGCCC ATGCACGTGGTTTTGGGCGTCGGAGTCGGTGGTTTGACAGATTTCCCGGATTACTACGTCAGCACAAACAACAAACGTAAGCCGTGGAAAGATTCAGATAGGCTCATCTACAAGAATTTCTTCAAAGCGAGAGACGACTGGTTGCCAACGTGGACAAGTGAGGGAAGTTGTCTCAAAGTTGAATATGTTAAGATATTCGCATTGTGA
- the LOC123322704 gene encoding beta-1,3-glucan-binding protein-like isoform X1 — MFLKCSPILITCVFIVSCFAFDVPEAKFEVLRPRGFRVSIPDVEGIKLFAFHAKLNEEMNGREGGTFSRDITKAKNGRWTFYDPYTVLNMGDTLYYWTYVDYFDGRNKLGYTNDDKSFTVTEKDIIEGPSIPTRKPTQSTTGQPPITRQPPTTRPPPTTEKIKDCDISITSFNSGIRSCKGQLIFSEDFNNMDYAKWNPEIKFAGEPDFEFVVYTSRPEVLRVADGHLSIKPVLSSSLFGHNFETSPEPYNLGPSCTGKLGTTECSQEAASYIIRPPVASALITTKDSFSFQYGKIEVKAKLPKGDWIYPELYLNPKREEYGGNYQSGQIRIAFLPGNSEFSKVVYGGCILGESNSGRSYGMKTFRRTSSWSNGFHRFAVEWSNEKITLSVNDNIYGHIYPPQGGFASLDSQLNLEGCERWRNSNSEIAPFDKEMYIAVGVGVGGYNFPDQDMKPWSNDDPKRQKKFYRKKSEWYSTWSNESALEVDYVKVYAI; from the exons ATGTTTTTGAAATGTTCACCAATTTTGATAACGTGTGTGTTTATTGTTTCTTGTTTTGCATTCGACGTTCCTGAAGCTAAATTTGAAGTTTTGAGACCTAGAGGATTCAGAGTATCTATTCCAG ATGTGGAAGGTATCAAATTATTCGCATTTCATGCCAAACTCAACGAAGAAATGAATGGACGTGAAGGTGGAACATTCTCGAGAGATATAACGAAAGCCAAAAATGGAAGATGGACCTTCTATGATCCTTATACAGTCTTGAATATGGGGGATACTTTGTATTATTGGACTTACGTGGACTACTTCGATGGTAGAAATAAGTTGGGGTACACCAATGACGATAAAAGCTTTACAGTGACCGAGAAAG ATATTATCGAAGGTCCCAGTATTCCAACTCGCAAACCTACTCAATCAACTACTGGACAGCCTCCTATCACCAGACAACCTCCCACCACTAGACCACCCCCAACAACAGAAAAAATCAAAGATTGCGATATATCTATAACAAGTTTCAATAGTGGAATTCGAAGCTGCAAGGGACAACTTATATTTTCTGAGGATTTCAATAATATGGATTATGCAAAATGGAATCCTGAGATCAAATTTGCTGGAGAACCA GATTTTGAATTTGTGGTTTACACAAGTAGACCAGAAGTGTTGAGAGTTGCTGATGGCCATTTATCAATCAAACCTGTTTTATCCAGTTCATTATTTGGACACAACTTCGAGACTTCACCTGAACCATATAACTTGGGGCCAAG TTGCACTGGTAAACTTGGCACAACCGAGTGTTCCCAAGAAGCAGCTTCCTACATTATTAGACCACCAGTTGCTTCAGCATTGATAACTACAAAAGATTCCTTCAGTTTTCAGTATGGAAAAATAGAGGTGAAAGCAAAATTACCTAAAGGTGACTGGATATATCCAG agttaTATTTGAATCCAAAGAGGGAAGAATATGGGGGAAATTACCAATCAGGCCAAATTCGAATAGCCTTTCTGCCCGGAAATTCTGAATTCTCTAAAGTAGTTTATGGGGGATGCATTCTAGGGGAATCTAACAGTGGTAGAAGTTACGGCATGAAAACCTTCAGGAGAACCAGCAGTTGGTCTAATGGATTCCACAGATTTGCAGTTGAGTGGTCAAATG AAAAAATAACCCTGAGTGTAAACGACAACATTTATGGCCACATTTATCCTCCACAAGGAGGCTTTGCATCTTTGGATTCTCAACTCAACTTGGAAGGCTGTGAAAGATGGAGGAATTCAAACTCAGAAATAGCACCATTTGACAAAGAG ATGTACATTGCAGTAGGAGTTGGAGTTGGTGGATATAATTTTCCTGACCAAGATATGAAACCTTGGTCTAATGATGAtccaaaaagacaaaaaaaattttataggaaGAAATCGGAGTGGTACAGCACTTGGTCTAATGAAAGCGCTCTGGAAGTTGATTATGTCAAAGTATATGCAatctaa
- the LOC123322704 gene encoding beta-1,3-glucan-binding protein-like isoform X2 yields the protein MNGREGGTFSRDITKAKNGRWTFYDPYTVLNMGDTLYYWTYVDYFDGRNKLGYTNDDKSFTVTEKDIIEGPSIPTRKPTQSTTGQPPITRQPPTTRPPPTTEKIKDCDISITSFNSGIRSCKGQLIFSEDFNNMDYAKWNPEIKFAGEPDFEFVVYTSRPEVLRVADGHLSIKPVLSSSLFGHNFETSPEPYNLGPSCTGKLGTTECSQEAASYIIRPPVASALITTKDSFSFQYGKIEVKAKLPKGDWIYPELYLNPKREEYGGNYQSGQIRIAFLPGNSEFSKVVYGGCILGESNSGRSYGMKTFRRTSSWSNGFHRFAVEWSNEKITLSVNDNIYGHIYPPQGGFASLDSQLNLEGCERWRNSNSEIAPFDKEMYIAVGVGVGGYNFPDQDMKPWSNDDPKRQKKFYRKKSEWYSTWSNESALEVDYVKVYAI from the exons ATGAATGGACGTGAAGGTGGAACATTCTCGAGAGATATAACGAAAGCCAAAAATGGAAGATGGACCTTCTATGATCCTTATACAGTCTTGAATATGGGGGATACTTTGTATTATTGGACTTACGTGGACTACTTCGATGGTAGAAATAAGTTGGGGTACACCAATGACGATAAAAGCTTTACAGTGACCGAGAAAG ATATTATCGAAGGTCCCAGTATTCCAACTCGCAAACCTACTCAATCAACTACTGGACAGCCTCCTATCACCAGACAACCTCCCACCACTAGACCACCCCCAACAACAGAAAAAATCAAAGATTGCGATATATCTATAACAAGTTTCAATAGTGGAATTCGAAGCTGCAAGGGACAACTTATATTTTCTGAGGATTTCAATAATATGGATTATGCAAAATGGAATCCTGAGATCAAATTTGCTGGAGAACCA GATTTTGAATTTGTGGTTTACACAAGTAGACCAGAAGTGTTGAGAGTTGCTGATGGCCATTTATCAATCAAACCTGTTTTATCCAGTTCATTATTTGGACACAACTTCGAGACTTCACCTGAACCATATAACTTGGGGCCAAG TTGCACTGGTAAACTTGGCACAACCGAGTGTTCCCAAGAAGCAGCTTCCTACATTATTAGACCACCAGTTGCTTCAGCATTGATAACTACAAAAGATTCCTTCAGTTTTCAGTATGGAAAAATAGAGGTGAAAGCAAAATTACCTAAAGGTGACTGGATATATCCAG agttaTATTTGAATCCAAAGAGGGAAGAATATGGGGGAAATTACCAATCAGGCCAAATTCGAATAGCCTTTCTGCCCGGAAATTCTGAATTCTCTAAAGTAGTTTATGGGGGATGCATTCTAGGGGAATCTAACAGTGGTAGAAGTTACGGCATGAAAACCTTCAGGAGAACCAGCAGTTGGTCTAATGGATTCCACAGATTTGCAGTTGAGTGGTCAAATG AAAAAATAACCCTGAGTGTAAACGACAACATTTATGGCCACATTTATCCTCCACAAGGAGGCTTTGCATCTTTGGATTCTCAACTCAACTTGGAAGGCTGTGAAAGATGGAGGAATTCAAACTCAGAAATAGCACCATTTGACAAAGAG ATGTACATTGCAGTAGGAGTTGGAGTTGGTGGATATAATTTTCCTGACCAAGATATGAAACCTTGGTCTAATGATGAtccaaaaagacaaaaaaaattttataggaaGAAATCGGAGTGGTACAGCACTTGGTCTAATGAAAGCGCTCTGGAAGTTGATTATGTCAAAGTATATGCAatctaa
- the LOC123322706 gene encoding uncharacterized protein LOC123322706 isoform X2, which yields MAEKRPISRLALKNISTNIPLKKVKEDAIKNDVPPVSATKPPAIAQKTTLAHKINERLTRDDEAILLEEQLYKEGYQRDYIRFLLHDEKRFVLDRNFLQTTVFTTTSRYSVVNLLLKMQQYFRTPDNEYYMAVKLMDLSSKICTEPEPREGILLAITSFWIVHKFLDSNIFISLKSILKFLRLIPGMHHRYRMEDVLKMERRVLTFTKFTVQLPDPSIFIEHFLRKLKLIPNKPLLYIQPS from the exons ATGGCTGAAAAAAGACCCATTAGCAGGCTGGCCCTGAAGAATATATCCACAAACATACCTTTGAAGAAAGTTAAAGAAGATGCGATCAAAAACGATGTACCTCCGGTCTCTGCAACAAAACCACCGGCAATAGCACAAAAAACCACTCTGGCCCATAAGATTAATGAAAGATTAACAAGGG ATGATGAAGCAATTCTTTTAGAAGAACAGCTGTATAAGGAAGGTTACCAGAGG GATTATATAAGGTTTCTGCTACATGATGAAAAAAGATTTGTTTTGGACAGGAACTTTCTACAGACTACTGTTTTTACAACGACATCAAGATATAGTGTTGTTAACCTTCTGCTAAAGATGCAG CAATATTTCCGAACCCCAGACAACGAATATTACATGGCTGTGAAACTTATGGATTTATCCTCAAAAATCTGTACAGAACCTGAACCCAGGGAAGGCATTTTACTGGCTATTACGTCCTTCTGGATAGTTCACAAATTTTTGGATAGTAATATTTTTATATCTCTCAAATCAATATTGAAG tttttgagGTTGATACCTGGGATGCATCATAGGTATAGAATGGAAGATGTTCTCAAGATGGAAAGAAGAGTCCTAACCTTTACGAAATTCACAGTTCAACTTCCTGATCCATCAATTTTCATCGAACATTTTTTAAGGAAACTGAAATTAATCCCAAACAAA CCATTGCTTTATATACAACCCTCGTAG
- the LOC123322761 gene encoding zinc finger protein 143-like isoform X1 gives MNLDQGFVISDFDFAQSINGDTLSVGGIKTEEVKDDEVLLFSQLDQFRPNVSNSFSTLQESSDDSASLVFPETFNTSDFGGLLNDNGFTNTFCKPEAAKMFCKPESIKMESNPHFVKYKVLDGKHVKIWSCGICGKEFGHQYTLMRHLPTHTDERKFQCNTCGKAFRQMSTLSQHRAIHSAERPFICGVCQKTFNRVSTLISHRKTHTGLKPHRCHLCNKAFHQKGNLRNHIFTHTNERPYKCDICEKGFNQMSNLMCHKLKAHQRADKPKYVCRICGLDFPKRIGLRNHEQHQHGLNQNFFNAPSPSQPEKMKYSNAIIVDPIKTDAMRLAMQSNQTPFALLRPLTGIPVLVRVLPAGDKQMLIPATADDLKKHGQISIIPKVNPDAESLNADIGDKENGKPGTSSFGSTVQIKIPVVATVIQQSGRDGLSMSIVSPGPNGEVVNKQECTSTENNSFVFTSTLTASQIPQETVDITNNKNCQNIYDSAQLVENAEIEFLDQTGNMMTEEQFRNDYQLIPNALYQNNGIELSPHCIQTRSDDNFSSETCIAMRALEDIHSNVDDDSPHFLMPWNF, from the exons ATGAATTTAGATCAAGGTTTTGTGATATCTGATTTCGATTTCGCGCAATCTATCAATGGGGATACTCTATCCGTGGG TGGTATCAAAACCGAAGAGGTCAAAGATGACGAAGTTCTACTCTTCTCGCAGCTGGACCAGTTTCGACCGAACGTTTCTAATTCATTTTCAACCCTCCAAGAGAGTTCCGACGACAGCGCTTCATTGGTGTTTCCTGAAACGTTCAATACCTCTGATTTTGGGGGACTTTTGAACGATAATGGTTTCACCAATACTTTTTGTAAGCCCGAAGCGGCAAAAATGTTCTGCAAACCGGAGAGCATAAAAATGGAAAGTAATCCTCATTTCGTGAAATATAAAGTTTTGGATGGGAAGCACGTGAAAATTTGGTCCTGTGGCATAT GTGGAAAGGAATTTGGTCATCAGTATACCTTAATGAGGCATTTACCTACTCATACAGACGAGAGGAAATTTCAATGCAACACATGCGGAAAAG CTTTCCGTCAAATGTCCACTCTATCCCAACACCGTGCCATCCACTCCGCCGAACGGCCATTCATCTGTGGCGTCTGCCAAAAGACCTTTAATCGCGTATCCACCCTGATTTCCCACAGAAAAACCCACACCGGACTGAAACCGCACAGGTGTCATTTATGCAACAAGGCTTTCCACCAGAAGG GTAACTTGAGAAACCACATCTTCACCCATACGAACgagaggccttacaaatgtgaCATTTGCGAGAAGGGGTTCAATCAGATGTCGAACTTGATGTGTCACAAGCTGAAG GCACACCAACGCGCCGACAAGCCGAAATACGTCTGCAGAATATGCGGCCTGGACTTCCCGAAGCGCATCGGACTGCGCAATCACGAGCAGCATCAGCACGGCCTCAATCAGAATTTCTTCAACGCGCCCAGCCCGTCCCAGCCGGAAAAGATGAA GTATTCGAACGCCATCATCGTGGATCCCATCAAGACGGACGCCATGAGATTGGCCATGCAGTCGAACCAGACGCCGTTCGCGCTGCTGAGACCGCTGACCGGGATACCGGTACTCGTGAGGGTCCTTCCCGCGGGCGACAAGCAGATGCTGATACCGGCCACGGCCGACGACCTGAAGAAGCACGGTCAGATCTCCATCATACCGAAGGTGAATCCGGACGCCGAGTCTCTGAACGCTGACATTGGCGACAAGGAGAATG GCAAGCCAGGAACGAGCAGTTTTGGAAGCACCGTGCAAATAAAAATTCCCGTTGTCGCTACCGTCATTCAGCAGAGTGGCAGGGATGGTCTTTCGATGTCCATCGTGAGTCCAGGACCAAATGGGGAGGTTGTGAACAAGCAAGAATGTACCAGTACGGAAAATAACAGTTTTGTTTTCACTTCAACATTGACCGCTTCGCAAA ttcctCAAGAAACCGTCGATATCACAAACAACAAGAACTGTCAGAACATTTACGATTCCGCTCAGTTGGTTGAGAACGCCGAGATAGAATTTTTGGATCAGACCGGCAACATGATGACAGAGGAACAGTTTAGGAACGACTATCAGC TGATACCGAATGCTTTGTATCAGAACAATGGGATCGAACTGTCTCCTCACTGTATACAGACTAGAAGCGATGACAATTTCAGCTCTGAG ACCTGTATTGCGATGAGGGCTCTGGAAGATATTCATTCCAACGTCGATGACGATTCTCCCCACTTTCTGATGCCGTGGAACTTCTGA
- the LOC123322761 gene encoding zinc finger protein 350-like isoform X3: protein MFCKPESIKMESNPHFVKYKVLDGKHVKIWSCGICGKEFGHQYTLMRHLPTHTDERKFQCNTCGKAFRQMSTLSQHRAIHSAERPFICGVCQKTFNRVSTLISHRKTHTGLKPHRCHLCNKAFHQKGNLRNHIFTHTNERPYKCDICEKGFNQMSNLMCHKLKAHQRADKPKYVCRICGLDFPKRIGLRNHEQHQHGLNQNFFNAPSPSQPEKMKYSNAIIVDPIKTDAMRLAMQSNQTPFALLRPLTGIPVLVRVLPAGDKQMLIPATADDLKKHGQISIIPKVNPDAESLNADIGDKENGKPGTSSFGSTVQIKIPVVATVIQQSGRDGLSMSIVSPGPNGEVVNKQECTSTENNSFVFTSTLTASQIPQETVDITNNKNCQNIYDSAQLVENAEIEFLDQTGNMMTEEQFRNDYQLIPNALYQNNGIELSPHCIQTRSDDNFSSETCIAMRALEDIHSNVDDDSPHFLMPWNF from the exons ATGTTCTGCAAACCGGAGAGCATAAAAATGGAAAGTAATCCTCATTTCGTGAAATATAAAGTTTTGGATGGGAAGCACGTGAAAATTTGGTCCTGTGGCATAT GTGGAAAGGAATTTGGTCATCAGTATACCTTAATGAGGCATTTACCTACTCATACAGACGAGAGGAAATTTCAATGCAACACATGCGGAAAAG CTTTCCGTCAAATGTCCACTCTATCCCAACACCGTGCCATCCACTCCGCCGAACGGCCATTCATCTGTGGCGTCTGCCAAAAGACCTTTAATCGCGTATCCACCCTGATTTCCCACAGAAAAACCCACACCGGACTGAAACCGCACAGGTGTCATTTATGCAACAAGGCTTTCCACCAGAAGG GTAACTTGAGAAACCACATCTTCACCCATACGAACgagaggccttacaaatgtgaCATTTGCGAGAAGGGGTTCAATCAGATGTCGAACTTGATGTGTCACAAGCTGAAG GCACACCAACGCGCCGACAAGCCGAAATACGTCTGCAGAATATGCGGCCTGGACTTCCCGAAGCGCATCGGACTGCGCAATCACGAGCAGCATCAGCACGGCCTCAATCAGAATTTCTTCAACGCGCCCAGCCCGTCCCAGCCGGAAAAGATGAA GTATTCGAACGCCATCATCGTGGATCCCATCAAGACGGACGCCATGAGATTGGCCATGCAGTCGAACCAGACGCCGTTCGCGCTGCTGAGACCGCTGACCGGGATACCGGTACTCGTGAGGGTCCTTCCCGCGGGCGACAAGCAGATGCTGATACCGGCCACGGCCGACGACCTGAAGAAGCACGGTCAGATCTCCATCATACCGAAGGTGAATCCGGACGCCGAGTCTCTGAACGCTGACATTGGCGACAAGGAGAATG GCAAGCCAGGAACGAGCAGTTTTGGAAGCACCGTGCAAATAAAAATTCCCGTTGTCGCTACCGTCATTCAGCAGAGTGGCAGGGATGGTCTTTCGATGTCCATCGTGAGTCCAGGACCAAATGGGGAGGTTGTGAACAAGCAAGAATGTACCAGTACGGAAAATAACAGTTTTGTTTTCACTTCAACATTGACCGCTTCGCAAA ttcctCAAGAAACCGTCGATATCACAAACAACAAGAACTGTCAGAACATTTACGATTCCGCTCAGTTGGTTGAGAACGCCGAGATAGAATTTTTGGATCAGACCGGCAACATGATGACAGAGGAACAGTTTAGGAACGACTATCAGC TGATACCGAATGCTTTGTATCAGAACAATGGGATCGAACTGTCTCCTCACTGTATACAGACTAGAAGCGATGACAATTTCAGCTCTGAG ACCTGTATTGCGATGAGGGCTCTGGAAGATATTCATTCCAACGTCGATGACGATTCTCCCCACTTTCTGATGCCGTGGAACTTCTGA